One segment of Plasmodium vivax chromosome 14, whole genome shotgun sequence DNA contains the following:
- a CDS encoding RNA binding protein, putative (encoded by transcript PVX_101300A) — protein sequence MDRYGHNVRADVKKQGVEGAELPILCETCLGENPYVRLIKEENGKECKICNNPFTLFRWKPGQKSRYKQTIICNMCAKVKNVCQTCLFDLQYNLPVQVRDKFLETSIVSMPENETNRNFFLEQVEKNLDTNTYDKINRGNMDLSKLRRRDPYFKRNMARVCSFWRKNECNRGAECPYLHKEIHLDKSLSNQNIKSRYTGENDVLAEKILTRYEQQNEGNRFMANNICIHGISEAVSQVNVKDCFKKFGEIKSIKMIPKDSKMFISYANSQSAKNAAEAYKDGLELNGSNLTVILQEEVMPRGAAPFVPPPPGGGLPAGAAPHGWYNNRWNNHRNVNFVKKNNKADAPAPPGMMVPAPPMFFHYQNYNFNPKAPNSAPYSSMRPSEAEQRK from the coding sequence ATGGACAGATACGGGCACAACGTTAGGGCGGACGTGAAGAAGCAGGGAGTGGAGGGCGCAGAGCTGCCCATCCTTTGTGAAACCTGCCTGGGAGAAAACCCATACGTTCGAttaataaaagaagaaaatggaaaggaatGCAAAATTTGCAATAACCCCTTCACCCTATTTAGATGGAAGCCGGGGCAGAAGTCTCGATACAAACAAACCATTATCTGcaacatgtgtgcaaaagtgaaaaatgtatgCCAAACATGTTTATTTGATTTGCAATATAATTTACCTGTACAAGTCAGGGACAAATTTCTCGAAACGAGTATTGTGTCCATGCCGGAAAATGAAACCAATAGAAATTTCTTTTTGGAacaagtagaaaaaaatctgGATACAAATACGTATGACAAAATTAATCGAGGCAATATGGATTTGTCAAAACTGAGGAGGAGGGATCCCTATTTTAAGAGAAACATGGCCAGAGTTTGTAgcttttggagaaaaaatgaatgtaaTCGAGGGGCTGAATGTCCCTATCTGCACAAAGAAATACACTTAGACAAATCGCTAAGCAATcaaaatattaaaagtaGGTATACTGGAGAAAATGATGTGCTGGCTGAGAAAATACTCACAAGGTATGaacagcaaaatgaaggtaACCGCTTTATGGCTAACAACATTTGCATTCATGGGATTAGCGAAGCTGTAAGTCAGGTGAATGTTAAAGAttgtttcaaaaaatttggtGAAATTAAATCAATTAAAATGATCCCCAAGGATTCCAAAATGTTCATTTCGTACGCCAATTCGCAGTCTGCAAAAAATGCTGCAGAGGCGTATAAAGATGGCCTCGAATTGAATGGCTCCAACTTAACGGTAATTCTCCAGGAAGAAGTAATGCCCAGAGGTGCTGCGCCATTTGTGCCACCCCCACCAGGAGGAGGACTCCCCGCGGGGGCTGCCCCCCATGGGTGGTACAACAACAGGTGGAATAACCACAGAAatgtcaattttgtgaagaagaaTAACAAAGCAGATGCTCCGGCACCGCCCGGGATGATGGTGCCCGCGCCGCCCATGTTCTTCCACTACCAGAATTACAACTTTAATCCCAAGGCGCCTAACTCCGCGCCTTATTCGTCCATGCGCCCGTCCGAGGCGGAGCAGCGCAAGTAG
- a CDS encoding hypothetical protein, conserved (encoded by transcript PVX_101305A; Apicoplast targeted protein. Curated by Stuart Ralph, Walter and Eliza Hall Institute of Medical Research, Australia.), translating to MSLLKLIYVIVMPLGITLLLSCLLKIRFLVRFSYSFCRKQIGDTPIRIVSLILLLNFMLFITESYKLKYGVNKMYNPKEAIPGLSDEYYKIYKWRHERNWWIGLSNLCIWLMLWRSTGIINNYVKYLENRKTQMGLL from the coding sequence ATGTCCCTTCTCAAGCTAATATACGTAATAGTGATGCCGCTGGGCATAACCCTGCTTTTGTCCTGCCTGCTGAAAATAAGATTCCTCGTACGGTTCAGTTACTCATTTTGTCGCAAACAAATTGGGGACACCCCGATCAGAATCGTCTCCCTAATTTTGCTGCTAAACTTTATGCTATTCATCACGGAATCGTATAAATTGAAATATGGCgtgaataaaatgtataaccCGAAGGAAGCCATACCGGGGCTGTCAGATGAGTACtacaaaatttacaaatggAGACATGAGCGGAACTGGTGGATTGGCCTTTCAAATTTGTGCATATGGTTAATGTTGTGGAGGTCAACGGGGATAATTAACAACTACGTTAAGTACTTGGAGAACAGGAAAACGCAGATGGGCCTTTTGTGA